In Thermococcus gorgonarius, the genomic window AGACTCACGGCATCCCCAACTTTGAGGACGTTGCTTTTGCCACATACAGCATAACCAACCGATTAACGAACTTCATGTTCGCCTTCTCCGACGGAATAAGCATGGCCATGGGAACGATGGTGGGGCAGGCGATAGGGGCGAAGCTCTACGACAGGGCAAAGGAGATAGCCGAGAAGACGATGGTCATAAACTTCACGATACTCGGCGTTGGAACGCTTCTCTTCATATTCTTCCGCGTGCCCATATTCAGGTTCTTCATAAACGACCCGGCCGTCATAGCCGAGAGCGCCAAGGTCGTGAAGTACTTTTCAGCCTCGCTTCCCTTCTTTGGGATCTTTGCGGCGGTAAACAACGTCTTCCAGAGCGCCGGGCAGACGAAGAAGAGCATGGTGCTCGGCATGGTGAGGCTCTGGGGGATAAGGCTCCCGCTCAGCTACGGTCTTGGAGTCCTGATGAGAGACACCGCCGGGATGTGGCTTGGAATGGGCCTCAGCAACGTCCTTGGAGCGGTTATGGCCCTCGCGTGGTTCCTGAAGGGGAGCTGGATGAAGGCGATAATCGAGGAGTAGCTTTTTATTGGTGCGTTTCGACTACTGTCCAACTGTGGTGCCGATGGAGCGCGGAAAACTGCTCAAAATGCGCGAGGAAATACTCAACGGCCCCATTGAAAAGACACTCCTCAAGTTAGCATATCCTCTAATCGTCAACAACCTCGTTCAGGTTCTCTACAACATAACGGACACCTTCTGGCTCGGCAAACTCGGTAGGGAGGCTCTGGCCGCTCCCGGAACGAGCTGGCCGATAATAGGAACCCTAATGGCCCTCGGCATGGGCTTTGCAACGGCCGGCTTTGCCCTCGTCGGCCAGTACATAGGCGCGGGGAACTACGAAAGGGCCAACCGCTCCGCTGGAGCGCTCTACTCGCTCATGTTCCTCTTCTCCACGGCAACCGCCATAATAAGCCTGGCCATCCTCCCCTACGCGCTCCGCTTCATGAAAGTCACACCCAACGTCTACCCATACGCAAAGGCCTACGCGCAGGTGGTCTTCGCCGGCGTACCACTGTCATTCTCCTTCATGGCGTTCTCTGCCCTCATGAGGGCTTCTGGAGATACAAAGACGCCGGTGAAGATAAGCATGCTTACCGTTGGGATGAACATAGTTCTCGACCCGATTTTCATATTCGTCCTTGGGCTCGGCGTTGAGGGAGCGGCGATCGCCACGGTTCTCTCAAACGGCACTGGAGCCATAATCGGCGCGAAGATTCTGACAAGCGGGAAGGCCGGCCTGCACCTCACGCGCGAGACCATGAAGCCTGATTTCGGGTTTTACAGGAAGATATTCCACGTTGGCCTTCCGTCGGCCGTTGGCCAGTCAGCGGACAGCTTCGGCTTCGTCGTCCTCACAAGGATCATCTACGGCTACGGTGATGTCGTTTACGCTGCCTACACCATAACCACCCGCCTCGTCAACTTCATAACGAGCATAGCGAGGGGCGTTAGCATGGCCATGGGGACGATGATAGCCCAGAACGTTGGGGCCGAAAACTACGGGAGGGCCAAGAAAATAGCTGAGAGGGCAATGGTGATCAACTTCCTCATAGCGAGCTTTGCGATAGTCATCATCGGCCTCTTCCGGGTTTCCGTTTTCAGGGTCTTCCTGGATGATCCAGCGGTTATAGCCCAGAGTGAGTACGTGCTCAAGTACTTCCTCATCTCCGTGCCCTTCTTCAACGGGATATTCGTCGTTGTCACGAGGACCTTTAGCTCAGCAGGCCACACAAAGAAGAGCATGTTCCTCAGCATGCTGCGCCTCTGGGGCCTCAGGATTCCGCTTAGCTACGCCTTTGGCTACGTTGGGGCGATAACAGTGCTGGGCCTCACAATTCCGCTGGCAAAGCTCTTCGGCTTCACGAGCAAGGGAGTATTCTTCGGGATGGGCATGAGCAACTTTCTGGCGGCGCTGGTGGCTCTAGCCTGGTTCATGCGCGGAACCTGGATGAAGAGGATAATAGAAGAAAAATAGCCTCAGCCGAGGGTTTTTACCACGAATGCAAGCATATCAGCCAGCTCCCTCGCCCTCGTCTCCGGCGATGCACCCATGTGACCGCTCTTGGTCTCGACACGGAGGTAAACCGGCGCGCCGATCTCTTTCATCTTTGCGAAGAACTTGAGGGCGTGCGCCGGATGAACCCTGTCGTCGTGCAGGCCCGTGTAGATGAGCGTTGGCGGGTATTTCTTATTGAGGTCAATGTTGTGGTACGGTGAGTATTTCAGCAGGAACTCCCTGTCCTTCGGGTCGTCTGGGTTGCCGTACTCAGGAACCCACACGCTACCGATGTAGAGCTTGTGGAACCTGAGCATGTCAATGACGGGATAGCCTATCAGTGCTGAGTCCATGACGTCGGGCCTCTGGGTGAGCGTTGCCGAAACCAAAAGCCCCCCGTTGCTCCTTCCCCACGCTGCAACCCTGTAGCCCTCCCCCTTGAGCTTGCTAAGGACGGCTATGAAGTCGTCGAAGACGTTCTGCTTGTTTTCCCTCATTCCCGCCCTGTGCCACTCCTCGCCGTACTCACTTCCACCGCGCAGGTTGGCCATCGCAAAGCTTCCACCGCGCTTGATGAATGGAATCGCCTGCGGGAAAAAGCGGGGCGTCAGCGAGATGTTAAATCCTCCGTAGCCGAAGACCCAGACTTTTTTCTTGTCCTCCGTTCCCTTCACGTGGAAGTAGTGGATTTTCGTGCCGTCCTTTGAGACCGCGAAGTCCTCCTCAACTCTGAAGTCGCCCTCAACTTCCTGCTTTTCGACGAGCTTAAGCTCCCCGTCGAACTCGTAGAGGCGATAGGGCACGGTGAAGCTCTCGTAGCGGAGAAGGACCCTCTTCCCGTCGGTGTCGAGCGGGTAGACGCTTCCGGGGAGGTCGAAGGTTACATCGTCGAGCTTTTCGCCATTAAGCGAGTAGACCTCAAGCCTGTGGCTAGCGTGAACGAGCCTGCCGGCGAGGATTTTGTCGCCAGAGATTACAGCCCACTCTAGCGGGAACTCTCCTTCGGGAATTACCTCGGTGACGTTCTCTCCTTCGATGACTATTACCTTTCCAAGCCCCTTGCCCTCTCTTGTGAGGACGTAGAGCCTGCCGTTGATAACGTCTATAGGTTCCGCTGGAACTTCAGCGGAGTAAACCTTTCCCCACAGGTCGGGGGCGTCTATCGGTCCGATGTAGATATCCGCCTTGTTCCAGCCGAAGGTGACGGTGAGCATCGCCCACTTTTCATCGGTGCTCTTCCTGAGTCCCATAAAGTAGCCCGAGCCAAGCCCCTTCCCGAAGACTATCCTCTCGCCGCTCTCGTCCTTCCAGAAGAGCCTGACAGCCGGAGCTTTAACCCCGTCCGGCGTCTCCCCGTGCCTGTAGAACCTGCTGAAGTAGTAGCCGTTCTCAAGGAACGTGATGTTCCAGACCGAGGGCTTAAACTCTTCCAGGATTTCGCCGGTTTCGAGGTTCACTATCCGGGTTATCCCCTCGTCCGCTCCTCCTATGGAGAAGCTGTAGGCGAGGAGCTTTCCTGACTTATCAGCGGTGAACCCCTGGAGGAGAACCTCGTCGTTGAGCTCCTTTTCGAGCTCCTTTGAGTCAATTATGACATCTCTTCCGAGCCACCGAATAACCTGTCTGTCCCTCTCCTTGTACATAGCTATAACACCCTTTTCCGTAAGCCTCGCGCCATAGAGGGTCGGCATTGAGTAGTACTCCCAGACTTCGGGAAAGAGCTCGTCGCTTAGCTTTCCAACGAACTCCCTAAAGCGTTTGTTTTCCTCCTCAACGAGCTTTAAAACGCGCTCATCGTTGAGGTTTTCCATCCACAGGTATGGATCCTCCACAGAAACCACCCTTCAGAATAAGGAAAGAGAAAGATATAAACGTTTAGGCAGTTCTCTCAAAGGGTGGACACGTGGAAAACGCCCTCCATTAACCTGCCAAAGAGGTAGCTCAGGAACGCCGCCCCAAGGCCCGTTGTAACCATCTCGATAATTTTTGACTTTATGGAAATCCCTGAGAGTATTGATACCAGGGTTGCCACGATGGCTAGAACTGTCCCCGCGAGGAGTATTGAGAACGGTAGCGCCACTGTGGACGTGGGTGCCAGGAAATAGGGGAGAACCGGGAAGATCACGCCGAGAAGATAGGCTATGCCTGTATACAGTGCCGAACGGACTTCGTTCTCGTTTCCTTCTGGCGCTAGGAGTTCAACAATGCCCTCTCCTCTTTTTGCAAGCTCTTCAGCTGTGTTTTCGGCCACTTCCTCTGGAACGCCACCCTCGATCAGGCGTTCCTTTATTTCCTCCTTTGCCTTTTCGGGGGAGATTTTAAAGAGAACCTTCATCCTTTCCCTCAGTGCCTCATTTACCTGCCTCTGCGAGCGAACCGAAATGAAGGCCCCAATACCCATTGAGAGAGAGCCCGCAACGCCAACGATAACCCCGCTTATTCCCACCAGTTTTGGAGTGGTGGTGTAAACCGCTGAGAGCCCGGTCACTGCACCGAGTATCTCTACCAGCCCATCGTTCATCCCAAGGACCAGATCTCGAATGTTCTCGGTGTGGAAGCTCTTTTTGCTTTCCCTAAAGAACTGTTCGTGCTCCAGCTCATCGAGGATGACCTCCTTCAGCTTTTCAATCTCCTCCGAGGAGAGCTTGTCCGAGTATTCTGTTAGGTATCGGAAGTACTTCTGGACGGCGCTTCTTTCCCCCAGCTCTAGAAGAGACGCAACGGCACCGGGCCCCAGGAGTTTTCTCAAAATCCTTATACTAAGTTCGTGCATTCTATTGATCTCTGGTTTTTTAACCTCTATCCCCCGGGCTTTCAGGAACTCATACCAGAACCTCGCATGTTTGGACTCAATCTGCGAGAGGCGGAGAAACTCTTCCCTGATGTTTTTGTCCTTTTCCGTCCTTGAAAGTTTGGCATACAATACTGAATCGGAGTATTCATCTTTGTAGAATTTTTTGGCCAGCTTAAGCATCTCCTCCACGGCCCTCACCCCCGTACTTGAGCACCACGAACTCTCTGTAGTCCATGACCCTGGTGAAGCCCTTTTTCATATAATAAGAATACGCCTCAAGGTCGGGGAAAGTTATCACGTAAGCCTCTCTACCAAACTCCTTCAGCCTCTCCACAGCGAACTCAAGGAGCATTGAGCCGTAGCCTTTGCCCCTGTAAGCTGGATCAACCATGAAGAACTCGATGAGGCCGCTCTTCTCGTTCTTTATTTCCTCCGGCACCCACCACACATTCTTGCCTTCGAGGTTGTAGACGAGGGCCACGGTCCCAATTATTCGTCCGTCCTTCTTCAGCACGTATAGCTCGTCGAACTCTTTACCAAGCCTGAACTCCAGGAAGGGCTCGTAGACCCTTTTGAAGCCCTCGAAATCATCCACCGAAGGCTTCTTCTCCACCCACTCTAGGGCAGGATACGCTCCGCCGGTACCCTGGTAAACTCGAAAGACGAACTTGAGGAGCTCATCCTTCAGCTCGAGGGGATTATTAACTCTCTCAATTTTCAGGCTTTTTTCTTCGTCTCCCATATTTTCGGCCCCACCAGTTTTTTGCGTCATCACCCAAAAAGCTTATGAATTAGGTTAGCCTAATTATATGGGTGATACCATGGAGTACCTCGACATAAAAGTCCTTGATGAAGATGGAAAGGAAAAGCCCCTGAGAGACCTCGTCTTTGGCAGGTGGACGGTTCTCTACTTCTACCCAAAGGACAACACGCCTGGCTGCACCACTGAGGCCAAGGAATTCACAGAACTGCTTCCGGAGTTCGAAAAGCTTGGCGTTCAGGTTATCGGCGTTTCCCGGGATTCGCCAAAGAGCCATCAGAGGTTCAAGGAGAAGCACGGCCTCAAAGTAAAGTTGATCAGCGATCCCAACGCCGAGCTCCACAGGGCCCTTGGAGCGTGGGGCAAGAAAAAGAGCTACGGAAGGGAGTATGAGGGAGCGATAAGGAGCACCTTCATTCTGAACCCCGAGGGAGAAATCGTGTGGAAGAAGATAAAGGTTCGGGCCAAGGGACACGCCGCCCAGGTGCTTGAGGAGATCAAAAAGCTAATAGGAACGGAAAACTAAGTTTGGTGGGTGATAACATGAAGGAGCTTGAGGCTTTAGCCCTCGCCCTTGAAGTTGAAAAGGCCGAGCTTAAGTTCTACATTAAGCTTGCGAAAAAAGCTAAGGACGAGAGGGCGAAGAAGATGTTCCTCTTCCTCGCTGGAGAAGAGGCCGAGCACTGGGACATCTTTGAGGAGAAATTCGTTGAGGCGCTGGTCGAAAAGTGTGAGCTCCCAGCGGTGGACAAGGAGCTCCTAGAAAAGCTGGTTGTTCAGGTTGATGAAGAAAACCTCAGTGAGGTCGACGCGGTTAAGATCGGCATGGAGCAGGAAAAGCTGACCTGGGAGTTCTACGAGAGGGCCGCTAAGGAAGCGGAGCACGAGAGCGTCAAGAGAGTTTTTGAGGAGCTGGCGAAGATTGAGAAGGCCCACTACGAACTGCTTAAGGCGCAGTACGACTCGGTGATGAAGACAGGCATATGGATGGACTACCAGGACTTCAGCCTTGAGGTTGATTGAGGCTTTTATTCAACCAGCACGTTGACGAGCTTGACGTTCTTCCCTATCTTTTGCTTTATTGCGTTGATTATCTCGGGATCGTTAACATCGATGATTTTTTCTCCCATTATCAGGTTTAGGTGAGGTTTGGTGTTGACCTCTACTCTGGTCTCGCCTTCGAGGGAGAAGAGCTCTATGAGGCCAAGCTCCTTAAGGGTTATCAGATTTGAGTATAGGGTTGAGAAGCTCATAGTTGGAAACTCCTTTCTTATTTCCTCAAGGAGCTCGGTAAGCGATGGATGAGATGGCCCAAATTCCTCCAGAACTTCAATGAGCCTGAGCCTCTGGGGCGTGAGCTTGTAGCCACTCTCTTTGAGCCTTTCTATGGCCTTTTCTCTCCACATGTGTTTCAATTCGCGGGGGACTTTATAAGCCTTCCTAATTAGAAATAATTTCTAAATCGAAAAGTTTATTAAGTAGAGGTTATTACTAATAATTGGTGAAATCCATGTCGGAACACAACAGAAGGTTGGTTGAAAAGGCAGGAATAGACGTGGAAAAGCTCCTGGACATGCTGCTGAAGGCGGCCGCTGCGGAGTTTACGACCTATTACTACTACACTGTTCTGAGGAACCACGCCGCAGGCTTGGAAGGCGAAACGATAAAGGAAATCGTCGAGGATGCGCGCCTTGAGGACAGGAACCACTTTGAGGCCCTCGTGCCGAGGATTTACGAGCTCGGCGGAGAGCTCCCGAGGGACATCGTGGAATTCTCGAAGATGGCCTGGTGCCGCGACGCTTATCTGCCGGAGGAGCCCACTGTAGAGAACATCCTTAAGGTCCTCCTCGAAGCGGAGCGCTGTGCGGTTGGTGTCTACACGGAGATATGCAATTACACGATGGGCAAAGACCCGAGGACCTACGACTTGGCCCTGGCAATCCTCCACGAGGAGATAGAGCACGAAGCTTGGTTCGAGGAGCTTTTGACCGGCAAGCCAAGCGGCCACTTCAGGCGGAGCAAACCCGGAGAGAGCCCCTTTGTCTCGAAGTTCCTGAGGTGAGGGGATAAGGTTTATCTGGAGAAAATGAGGTATATGAGTGGTGATACTATGCTCGCCAAATACCCCTTTGAGCTCCCAAAGGACAGGCCCTTGACCAAGACCGAGATAGCGCAGGCCCTCCGCTGGGCCATCGAGGCGGAGCTTGATGCGATAAACATCTACGAGCAACTTGCCGCTGGAATAGAGGACGAGAGGATAAGGCACATCTTCCTTGATGTAGCCAACGAGGAGAAGGAGCACTTTGGTGAGTTCCTCGCGGCTCTCTTCGAGGTTGATGAAGAACTCGCGAAATACATGAAGGAAGGCTTCGAGGAAGTTGAGGAGGAGACGGGGATAAAGGTGAACTTTCTGAAGTAAAGACCCGTCATTCCAGACTAATCCCGTTTTCTTCTTCTGAATTTTTGAGTTCCCTTATTTCAAAAACCTTCAGCGGGACTTTTTTTAGGGCCTTTCCAACGACGGCCTTCGCTATTCTCTCGGCGTGCTCTATGCTCTGAGCGTTGAAGACCTTGAGGGTCAGGTATATACCAACGAGACCAACGTTGCCTATTACGAAGGCGCTCTCAAAGTGGGCTCCGCAGACGGGACACTGGGAGTAACCCAGCTCGACCCTAACGAAGTCGAGGTTTTCCCTGTTGAGAGCCTTTGTAACTTTACTTACCGCCACGTTTATGGCATCTTCGTTCGTTTCGACGTCTTTAACTATTATCGGTGCTTCAAGAACCACCACGTAGTCCCCCATATCTCTCACCTCAGCCAAAGGCAAAGAGCCTGTCGTCTTCTCCCTTAAAAACTCCAAGTCTCACTCCGGCGTCTATAAAGCCGTGGGCATAGTTCAGCGCCGCGAACGCTGTCACGTAGTCGCCTTTCTCGTAGTAGTATTTGGCATCCTCAAAATAGCTTCTCGCCATGGTTAAGAAATCCCTGGCAACAACGCCCAGGAGGCTCTTCTCGTGAACCACCACTTCGAGCCTTTTAAGAGCCTCGCCTGTTATTTTAAAATACCTCTGGAGCCTCTCCTCTGAGATCTCTCGCTCCACCTGTCTCGCCTCGGAAAGGGTTGAGCACCGGTTTTATAAATCTTGCCCACCATCACTGTTAAATACTCCAACCCTCCTAAAGTCCAGTGGGGAGGGGAAATGATAAAGGTCGTTTTCTTTGACCTGGATGACACTCTCATCGACACGACAAAACTGGCTGAGATAGCGAGGCGAAACGCTATCGAGGGCATGATACGGGCCGGAATGCCTGTTGACTTTGGGATAGCCTATCACGAGCTTCTGGAGCTTATAAACGAATACGGGAGCAAC contains:
- the dps gene encoding DNA protection during starvation protein — translated: MSEHNRRLVEKAGIDVEKLLDMLLKAAAAEFTTYYYYTVLRNHAAGLEGETIKEIVEDARLEDRNHFEALVPRIYELGGELPRDIVEFSKMAWCRDAYLPEEPTVENILKVLLEAERCAVGVYTEICNYTMGKDPRTYDLALAILHEEIEHEAWFEELLTGKPSGHFRRSKPGESPFVSKFLR
- a CDS encoding ferritin family protein, with the translated sequence MLAKYPFELPKDRPLTKTEIAQALRWAIEAELDAINIYEQLAAGIEDERIRHIFLDVANEEKEHFGEFLAALFEVDEELAKYMKEGFEEVEEETGIKVNFLK
- a CDS encoding DUF357 domain-containing protein gives rise to the protein MEREISEERLQRYFKITGEALKRLEVVVHEKSLLGVVARDFLTMARSYFEDAKYYYEKGDYVTAFAALNYAHGFIDAGVRLGVFKGEDDRLFAFG
- a CDS encoding prolyl oligopeptidase family serine peptidase yields the protein MEDPYLWMENLNDERVLKLVEEENKRFREFVGKLSDELFPEVWEYYSMPTLYGARLTEKGVIAMYKERDRQVIRWLGRDVIIDSKELEKELNDEVLLQGFTADKSGKLLAYSFSIGGADEGITRIVNLETGEILEEFKPSVWNITFLENGYYFSRFYRHGETPDGVKAPAVRLFWKDESGERIVFGKGLGSGYFMGLRKSTDEKWAMLTVTFGWNKADIYIGPIDAPDLWGKVYSAEVPAEPIDVINGRLYVLTREGKGLGKVIVIEGENVTEVIPEGEFPLEWAVISGDKILAGRLVHASHRLEVYSLNGEKLDDVTFDLPGSVYPLDTDGKRVLLRYESFTVPYRLYEFDGELKLVEKQEVEGDFRVEEDFAVSKDGTKIHYFHVKGTEDKKKVWVFGYGGFNISLTPRFFPQAIPFIKRGGSFAMANLRGGSEYGEEWHRAGMRENKQNVFDDFIAVLSKLKGEGYRVAAWGRSNGGLLVSATLTQRPDVMDSALIGYPVIDMLRFHKLYIGSVWVPEYGNPDDPKDREFLLKYSPYHNIDLNKKYPPTLIYTGLHDDRVHPAHALKFFAKMKEIGAPVYLRVETKSGHMGASPETRARELADMLAFVVKTLG
- a CDS encoding GNAT family N-acetyltransferase — translated: MGDEEKSLKIERVNNPLELKDELLKFVFRVYQGTGGAYPALEWVEKKPSVDDFEGFKRVYEPFLEFRLGKEFDELYVLKKDGRIIGTVALVYNLEGKNVWWVPEEIKNEKSGLIEFFMVDPAYRGKGYGSMLLEFAVERLKEFGREAYVITFPDLEAYSYYMKKGFTRVMDYREFVVLKYGGEGRGGDA
- a CDS encoding VIT1/CCC1 transporter family protein; this translates as MEEMLKLAKKFYKDEYSDSVLYAKLSRTEKDKNIREEFLRLSQIESKHARFWYEFLKARGIEVKKPEINRMHELSIRILRKLLGPGAVASLLELGERSAVQKYFRYLTEYSDKLSSEEIEKLKEVILDELEHEQFFRESKKSFHTENIRDLVLGMNDGLVEILGAVTGLSAVYTTTPKLVGISGVIVGVAGSLSMGIGAFISVRSQRQVNEALRERMKVLFKISPEKAKEEIKERLIEGGVPEEVAENTAEELAKRGEGIVELLAPEGNENEVRSALYTGIAYLLGVIFPVLPYFLAPTSTVALPFSILLAGTVLAIVATLVSILSGISIKSKIIEMVTTGLGAAFLSYLFGRLMEGVFHVSTL
- a CDS encoding Fur family transcriptional regulator produces the protein MWREKAIERLKESGYKLTPQRLRLIEVLEEFGPSHPSLTELLEEIRKEFPTMSFSTLYSNLITLKELGLIELFSLEGETRVEVNTKPHLNLIMGEKIIDVNDPEIINAIKQKIGKNVKLVNVLVE
- a CDS encoding ferritin-like domain-containing protein, with product MKELEALALALEVEKAELKFYIKLAKKAKDERAKKMFLFLAGEEAEHWDIFEEKFVEALVEKCELPAVDKELLEKLVVQVDEENLSEVDAVKIGMEQEKLTWEFYERAAKEAEHESVKRVFEELAKIEKAHYELLKAQYDSVMKTGIWMDYQDFSLEVD
- a CDS encoding DUF555 domain-containing protein, which codes for MGDYVVVLEAPIIVKDVETNEDAINVAVSKVTKALNRENLDFVRVELGYSQCPVCGAHFESAFVIGNVGLVGIYLTLKVFNAQSIEHAERIAKAVVGKALKKVPLKVFEIRELKNSEEENGISLE
- a CDS encoding peroxiredoxin, with the translated sequence MEYLDIKVLDEDGKEKPLRDLVFGRWTVLYFYPKDNTPGCTTEAKEFTELLPEFEKLGVQVIGVSRDSPKSHQRFKEKHGLKVKLISDPNAELHRALGAWGKKKSYGREYEGAIRSTFILNPEGEIVWKKIKVRAKGHAAQVLEEIKKLIGTEN
- a CDS encoding MATE family efflux transporter, whose amino-acid sequence is MERGKLLKMREEILNGPIEKTLLKLAYPLIVNNLVQVLYNITDTFWLGKLGREALAAPGTSWPIIGTLMALGMGFATAGFALVGQYIGAGNYERANRSAGALYSLMFLFSTATAIISLAILPYALRFMKVTPNVYPYAKAYAQVVFAGVPLSFSFMAFSALMRASGDTKTPVKISMLTVGMNIVLDPIFIFVLGLGVEGAAIATVLSNGTGAIIGAKILTSGKAGLHLTRETMKPDFGFYRKIFHVGLPSAVGQSADSFGFVVLTRIIYGYGDVVYAAYTITTRLVNFITSIARGVSMAMGTMIAQNVGAENYGRAKKIAERAMVINFLIASFAIVIIGLFRVSVFRVFLDDPAVIAQSEYVLKYFLISVPFFNGIFVVVTRTFSSAGHTKKSMFLSMLRLWGLRIPLSYAFGYVGAITVLGLTIPLAKLFGFTSKGVFFGMGMSNFLAALVALAWFMRGTWMKRIIEEK